From the genome of Pan troglodytes isolate AG18354 chromosome 16, NHGRI_mPanTro3-v2.0_pri, whole genome shotgun sequence:
CCTGTAAGCCACAGGTGGAAAAGCAGAAGGAGCCAACCACCATCTGCTAAGTGTGCTACATGCCTAATGCTttccatgtattatctcatttaattctgagCACCTCTGTGAGGAAAATGCTCATTTCCtttttaagtgaaagaaaccaagacTTAGAGATGGAAAGTAGTTCAATGGTGAGCAGTGGAGCCGAGGCCAGAATTCAGTTTGAATCTAAGGAGCCTCTTATACCACTGTTTTTTCCCTGTGATTGGGGGTGCTCCATGTCTCTAGCTGGGACAATAGCCAGCTAGAGGATATTGGGAGGAGTCCAAGGCTATCCACCTCTAAAAGTCAGAGGGCAGGAAGCAAGAAACAGTCACGGCACTGCCCTGGAGGCTGCTAGGGTCacctgtaccccaggctggagctgCCTCTGGCCTCCCACCTCCCTTCCCCAGAGGCTGATGCCCACTTCCCTGCCCTTCTTGAATTGGGCGGGGGTTACCATCTCCTTCAGCTCGCCCAGATACTTCTTCAGTTCGTGTTTCTGGGAGAGCGCGCGCCTGATGGTGGTACGGTCGTTCCGCACGGTTTGCCTGAGTGCCTCCACCTGCTCCTCTCAAGGCTCGGCTTTCCACTCAAGCTCCAGCAGCCTCTCCTCTTGCTCCAGAATCCTTTCCTCTTGCTCCAGCAACCTCTTCCTGCTCTTGGTTCAGGCGACTCAAGCCCTCATTTTCTTGCACATGGGCTTAAAGCTGTCCTGTCAGATTCTCCAGCTCCTTCCGCAGGTGTTCAGCCTCTGCTTGTAGCTGCTGCTCCACCTCGGAGGGCCCTGCTGGGGGCTCCGGGAGTAGGGGTTCAGCTGAGAAAGGAAGCGGCCTTCCGCTTCTGCTCTAGCAGCCTCTCCTGCAGCTCCAGCAACCTCTCCTCTTGCTCCAGCAACCTCTCCTCTTGCTTCAGCAACTTCTCCTCTTGCTCCAACATCCTGAGCAACCTCTTCCTGCTCCTGGTTCAGGTGACTCAAGCCCTCATTTTCTTCCACTTGGGCTTGAAGCTGTCCTGCCAGAttctccagctccttccacaggTGCTCAGCCTCTGCTTGTAGCTTCTGCTCCACTTCGGAGGGCCCTGCTGGAGGCTCCGGGGGCAGGGGTTCAGCTGAGAAAGGAAGCCGACAATAAGGGCCTCTggattctcaaaaaaaaaccctcctctTGGTGCATAGCTCCTCTCAGGTTCCCCAAACTTGGCCTCCCTGCTAATGACTCCTCGCGCCCTGATGGTAGCCAATCTTCCAAGCCACTTTCAGATAGAGACAACTGTGGGTGGCTGACAACACGCACTTTTTCCTCTTTGCTGATGGGGACATTGAGGCTCGTGGAGATGACAAGACTTGCCGTCTCCTAGCACAGACCTCTTTCCCTCTGCCTCAAAGCCTTTCCATGCATCCACCTCCCTGGGGCATTCTCAGCCATCCCCACAGCCCTCTGACGCCAGTCCTGCTCCCAGGTCACCCCAGCCCCAGCTTACCCATCTGGTTCCTTAGTTCAGCCAAGATCGTCTCCAGCTCCTGTACTAGACTCATGCTATGCGCCGTCTCCTCCCTCAACGTGTGCACCTGCCCAAAGCACAGGGGGAAAGGGCCCTGCAGAGAGGGGCTGTCAGCTGGACAAGCTACCATCTCCCTCTCTGCCCCTACCTCCACAAAGCCCAGACCCATGACCACCTCTGGCTGTGctcctcccatttcacagatgcctGGAACAATCAAGTGACCTATCTACGGTGGGGGCTGAAGGGTCAGGTCTCACCTGCTCTGACATCTCCCGCATCCTCTGCCACCACATGGCACTCTCTCCATGCAGATACTCGGCATACTGCTCTctctccatttgcagatacttcaGCCACTCCATCACCTGCAAGAATGGGCACAGAAGTTAGGAAGGGCTGTCTGGTCCTCACATGCTTCTGGCCCCCTGGGGTCACCTTCCTTCCACATCCCTCCCTCTGCAAAGCCTCACCTGCCCCAGGTGTGCTTCCAGCTGTGCCCATTCGTCTGTGGGCTGCTGTAACTGCTGGTTAGCATCAGGGGCTTCACACCAGCTAGATAACTGAATGATGAAGAAAGAGAAGTTTCAATCTGAGGAGCCTGGGCTGTTCCACACAGTGCCCCTTAAAAGGGCTAGAGCTAGGTTCAATGTACAACTTGGTCAATAAAGATCTCTACTGTGAAGGTGCTttcctttagaaataaaaaattaggtaaTTTTAAAGAGATCtcaggccagggatggtggctcatgcctgtaatcccaacactttgggaggctgaggtgggtggattgcttgagctcaggagttaaagaccagcctgggcaacatggcgaagccttgtctctacaaatacaaaaattacccaggcgtggtggcatgcgcctatagtcccagctacttgagaggctgaggcaggaggattgcttgagcatggaaggcgaaggttgcaatgagccgagatcacgccactgcactccagcccaggtgacagagcgagaccctgtcccaaaacaaacaaacaaaaaaataagaaatctagTCTCTATTATTACCGTGGAATAGTCGAAGTGTTGGCTCAAACCTCAGAAGGAAATAAACAGGCTCATGAGCTAGCCGTATAAGTGTAatctataaaataatgattttcatCTATgctgcattaaaaaagaaaaaatttaagccCTAGCCCTGAGATTCTGATTCCCCAGATCTATGGCAGGGCCCCAATCTGTAGATTTTTAGCAGTCTCTAGAGGATTCTATGGCAGGACCAGAACAAGGACTCAAATTTTCCAGCTCTTGGCTAGAGCCTTCCCATACCCCACCACCCCTGGGGCTGCAGCCTCTCACCTGTTGAAGCGTGAGCTCAGTGAGTTCCAGTTTCTTTTTCAGCTCCTCCAAGTCACACTGCATCCCTGCCTTGTCAATCAGTACAACTTGAAGCTGCTCTGCCAAAGCtgagttctcctgcttcagctcctTATTGCTGTTGCTACGGCCAGAGGCAGTagagaaaggaatgaacaaagaacAGAAAGGGCTGCTTTGGTGATCAGCCCTCTACCCTCACCCCACAACCACAGAACCATGGCACTGGAAGGGACCTCAGGAATCAAAAGTCACAGGTGGCAGGCCAGAGAGAAGACATGAGTTCCCCAAGGCTATCCCATGAGTCAGAGGCACAGCCGGCCCTAAAGCGTAGCCTGTGCACGCATTCAAACCTGTGTGACCACGTCACCATGCTCACATGCAGCCCTTCCACCTCCCAGCACATCACCCACGCTAAGGGCCCCACACCTCCCATCCCACCCTCCCCCGTCCTACCTGTTATTGTGTAACTCCAGCCTGAGGGCATCGCTGTCTCTGGTTAACTGGTTGttgtactgaaaatacagaaaggtGAAGTCAGGATACAGCAGGCAGAGAAGCAGCTGGCAGACTAGGAACGACAGCTACAGTGACTATTCCACAGTAACACTTCCTCACTCTCAATCACGCCTGACATGTTTGCAAGGCATTTCCAAGCCCACAGTCTCATTTGTTTCTCAAATAACTCAGTAAGGGTGGAAGGGACAGGGAAAGAGATCGAATTTATAGCTGGCTACCAGAGGcccagagaaaaaagagaatattactattgttattaccGTTATGACTGCCATTGTTGGAACCTTTATTGAGTGCTTCACCAGGCACCATGCTAAcaatcccatttaatcctcacaaccaccataGGAGACAGTTACTATTATCACCTCTATTGTGTCGTTGAAAAACATGGGGTATTAGAGGTTAAGTGCTTGTCTAAGATCACtcagacagagctgggatttgaacaccCAGGTATATCTGATTCTCTAAGCCCATTTTTTCGctgtgaggcaggaaaataggatctggaggcagggaacataaggcctgttcacacttcagctataacaggaaatatcctctctaTGGGGCCTATGgctaaatgactttgtaactttacttcatcctctccatttacatagggcataccccaagtaaccaatggaatcctCTAGGGGGTAAACTCCCAAAAATTCTGTAATGGTGCCTTTGAGCCCTTATGCTCGGGTgtgctcccacactgtggagtgtgcTTTCAGTTTCAATAAGTCCTTTCATTCCTTCCtcgctttgtttgtgcattttgtccagtTCCTTGTTCAAGACGTCAAGAAGCTGGACACCCTCCACTTTTaacagctgggggtgggggcacagaaGGAAAGGGGGATAATCTTGTGTTCAGTTTTTGAAGGGTACATTCTCATAGTccaaaactcagaaaatacagaAGGGAAATATCTCCCAGCCACCCTGGTCCTTTCTCCTGAGTTTTTTACAAATCCTTGCAgacatgttttatgtatattatcatagtacacacacacacgtgttccCTCTCTCTGCACAAATGTTAACATACTAAAGATACTCTTCTGTACCTTCACAGTGCAAGTACTATATCTCCCACCTAGGACTTGACCAAGGCCACAGCCAGGTAAGGGCAGGGTAGGCACTTGGCCTCCGAGCTCTGCATCCAGTGCTCGCTCCCCACAGCACCCCCCAACTCACCCACAGCAGCCGACACAGCCCCAGGCTGACTCTAACAACCACGCACAAAAGCAGCGAGAAATGGCCCATGCTGCTTTCTGGGCAGGACGCTCCATCCTGCAGAAGGGACCTAAAGGTCCCTCACTCCTCCATCTGGAAAGCCGGGCTGCCAGGGTATGGGGCAGGCGGTTGGACTCACCCTATCTGCCTTCCTCTGCTCCTGCTCCAACTCTCCCACATGCTGCCAGGAATACAGCAGATGGCTGGCCAGATCCTCGGCCTCTTCTAGAATGAGAGAGGTTGAGATGGGGCCCAAAGGACTCCCCCTAAAGGCCTGTCAAAGCACCAGGTTGAAGGATGACGGGTGCCCAGATTCCCACCTTCAAACTGCCTGGCAGCACGTTCAGTGTGATACAGTGCTGTCTTCAATTCTGCTTTCTCAAACATCAAGATTCTAATTATCTGAATTGAACCTTTAGGAGAAAAgccaagcaaatgctgaaagagGAGGAAAGCAACATTCTCCATAGGACAGGAGGGAACTTCACACCCTCCACTCACCTGTAATTGCCTCTTTAGGGCTCCCCGGTTTTGCTGGCTTTCTTGCTTTTCCtataggaagaggaagacagagcaCTTACTagggggaggcagagatggcacaGCAAGGGACATGCCCCTAGAATGCCACCAATGCCCCAGGACAGGCCCACCCATGGGACCAGGTTATCAGGGACCCTGTGGGGATGAGGTGGAATCTGGGGAGTGAGCCTTTTTCCCCAGGCTGGGGGTGGGCAATACGAGACTGGGGCCTCTACATCTGAGTGCCCCCCAAACCCAGCAGTCATGCCGTGAGCAAACAAATCATTTCTTCTAGTTGCTTGACAAGTTTTTGGTTGTGCTGTTTCTGCGGGGAGAGTCAAAGGAAGGTGACCAAGGATGACCCCCTCCACTCTATTCCCCAGACCAGGAAGCGGTAGACAGGGGCCAGAAATGGATTTTAAAGGCAAAGTTCTCAGACCCACTAGGACCATGAACTGGTAAAGTCTcctcaagctcccaaggacagaGGATTTGGGTCTTTGTTGGTTTTGGCCCACAGCCACAGAACTGAAAGTCCGAATCTGGATTCTCCCGAAAGGACAGTAACATAAAcctttagagatggagtttgagAAAAGCTCACCCTTCTACCAGCTTGTGATTTAGAAAGGtgcattcactcaacaaacattgaCTGAGCACATACGGGCCAGGTATGGTTCTTCATAGCAGAGATATAGGACAGAAAAGGACAGACAGGATCCCTTGGCCCTGAGGCTTACATTCTACTGGACCTTTAAATCGTGGACTCTCAGAGCTAACAGAGACTTTTGATACTCTCTAACTCTACCTCCTCGGGAAACACAAGCCCAAGGAGGAGAGGTGGCTTGCCCAGAATCAAAGAGCAAATTAGGGCCTGAGTCAGAGTGGAAATACGGGGCTCCTGACAACCAATCAGGCCAGTGCTTCCCTGAGAAGCCACAACCCCAGGACATGTGTGGCAAGGGCTGGAGCAGGGGTGTCTGGAGAAGAGACAGTAGGCAAAGAGGGCAGCAACAGAAGAGCCATGATGCATGCTCCGTGCTCTGGGGTCCCTCTAGCTGAGGCCTCGGCCCCCCTGCCCCCCATTTGCCCTTGGCATCAGGGACCCTCAGCCCTTTCTTCAGGGCCCCAAGGGGAAACTGGAGCCCAGGACTTGCAGCGTGGAATTGGTGGACCCCATTGAACTCTTACCAATGACTCGATGGTTTTATTCAGTCGACTGATTGTTATATAACTCGAGTCCAGGGCGACTGTTACCTCTTGGTATCTGCTCTGAGGCACGTGAAGAGAGGAGGAGTTGGAGGAGGATTGAGGGGAGAGGTAGAGAGAGCAATCATTAGGGTTGGGGGGAGGGTGTGAGTGGTCTCAGCTggcagaggggcacccagccccCACTGTGGGAGGAGGTTGGAGGGCTGGCCTGCAGGGTCACTGGGTCATGGCCCAGGGCCTCTTACTTCCAGATCCTTCAGGGTAGCGGATGATCCAGAGCCCTCCGCACAGATACCTGTTGCTGACTACAAGAGATGAGAGTGCGCATGGAAATCTTCTGTCCCCTCCATGTCTAAGCcctctgacttcctttcttccccagCAACtggcaacattttcttttttgccaaaCTTGGACCCTTCATCCTGTAACCTCTTTGTGCCAACTTCTCTCATGGCTTTTAACTCCCCACCATCCCTCCCTCCCAAGCAGCTCTCATCTGGTGTTTCTACAGTAGGATAAAATGATGTAACCAGCCACGGGGTACAACTCCTTCATGTGAACAGCCTCAAGGAAGAAGCCTCAGGGAAGAGGCAACTTCCTCAACATGGCCCAGCAAATCGGCCGGTCCCAGGATCTTTCCTCTCTCTGGTgattcctgcctcagtttctttctatCATACTTTCCTTTCCCCCGCACTCCCCTCAATTTCTGAAGTTCCTCAAAAACAACGCCATTGAGCTGTTGGGAGAGTTGTTGCAGGCTCTCGGTTAATGAGAAGGTCCTAAGGGCAGAGACACAGGCATCAGGGGTGCAGGTGGCTCAATGGGAAAGAAGGTGTTAGACAGTGGCCTCCCTGACTCCCTCAGCCTAGAGACTGCTGCCCTGATAAGAGACACTCACTTGCTTTCATCCATGAGATTGGGGCTGGCATGATGATTCTGTGTGGGAAGAAACATATGAGATGGTCATTCAATTTCTGTAAGAATCACCGAGGACAGGTGAGCCAAGTTCTCAAGCTCATTCCAACAATATTCTATCTCCCCAAACCTCAAGGAAAAGCCCAGTCTCAGCCTTCCCCCAGCCCAGTCCCCAGGAAGGGCACCTGGCCCTAGGGAACAAACTACTtgtgaaaagagaagagaatccATAGTAGGTACAGGAGGGCagtgggcagaggaggaggaggcatgaACCTGAGGTGCCGCTATGCTAGCAAGACTGGCACCAGGGCAAGGGACACCACCAGGTAACACGGTGTCATTGGCAGGTGGCTAGACAGACGCAGCATTGTCTTTGGCATCTGTCACAGAACAAAGCAGGGCATTAGGGGGCCATGCAGGAGAGAAGGTGCCTCAGTGGCTTGGACACAAGAGTGTGGAACAGGTATGACAGATGCTTACGCAATGACAGTGACAGTCACGCATGCTTGGAGCCACTCGGGGGTGTGGATATGGTTTGCCCAGGCCTTGGGCTGCTAGGCAGCATTTTGAATGGCCGAAGCTCAAAGCAGGGGCTGCCCGGCCTCCTTCATGAATACATGAGGACCTCGCTCCCCCTGGAGTTCAGCAAAAGACAGCAGCAGGTTCTGACCTGTGGCAGCCACAGCAGGCTGGAGGAAGGTGTACCAAAGTCAGGGAAGAGAAAGGCACTGTTCTTCCAGAAGGCCAGTCTGTGCCACAGAGTGACCCTAACTGGGCCCCTCCTGGGCAGAGGACAGTGATGAGGAAGTAGTAGTCTGGGCAATGTACAATGTAGctgcctctctcttctcccttcccttctcccttgcaGTGGCATAATCAGCAAGGGCTACCATCTCCTACAGCTCGCCCAGCTTCTCCTGCAGCTCCTCCTTGACATGCTGCTCAGACTAAAGTGCGTTGTTGATCTCCATATTCTCACTGTTCTGGACAGAGAGAAGCAATCACGCCACCCACTGCAGCTGGAGACCGCAGAACTTGGTGTCTGCCTCCCACGGCACTGGGAAGGATGGAGGCAGATTAGAAAAATCATCCCCTCTCATCCACAGCCATCAAAGCAGGGCTCTGGCTCACAGGTCCCCTCAGAAGTGCCGCTTCACATGAGGGCTGCGCCCCCTGCTGGGGGCTCCAGGGGTGGGGATTCAGCTGAGAAAGGAAGCAGACAATAAGGGCCTCTGGATTCTCAAAAACACCCTCCTCTTGGTACACAGCTCCTCTCGGGCTCCCCAGACTTGGCCTCCCTGCTAATGATTCTCAAAAAAACCCTCtgcattctcaaaaaaaaaaccctcctctTGATCCACTGCTCCCCTCAGGCTCCCCAAACTTGGCCTCCCTGCTAATGATTCCTTGCACCCTGATGGTAGCCAATCTTCCAAGCCACTTTCAGATAGAGACAACTGTGGGTGGCTGACAACACgcactttttcttctttgctgatGGGGACATTGAGGCTCATGACAATTACAAGACTTGCCGCCTCCTGGCACAGACCTCTTTCCCTCTGCCTCAAAGCCTTTCCATGCATCCACCTCTCTGGCATTCTAAGCCATCCCCACAGCCCTCTGATGCCAGTCCTGCTCCCAGGTCACCCCAGCCCCAGCTTACCCATCTGGTTCCTTAGTTCAGCCAAGCTCATCTCCAGCTCCTGTACTCGACTCATGCTATGCGCCGTCTCCTCCCTCAACGTGTGCACCTGCCAGAAGCACAGGGGGAAAGGGCCCTGCAGAGAGGGGCTGCCAGCTGGACAAGCTACCATCTCCCTCTCTGCCCCTACCTCCACAAAGCCCAGACCCATGACCACCTCTGGCTGTGctcctcccatttcacagatgcctGGAACAATCAAGTGACCTATCTATGGTGGGGGCTGAAGGGTCAGGTCTCACCTGCTCTGACATCTCCCGCATCCTCTGCCACCACAAGGCGCTCTCTCCTTTCAGATTCTCAGCGTGTTGATCTTTCTCCATCTGTAGTTGTTTCAGTGACTCCATTACCTGCAAGAATGGGCACAGAAGTTAGGAAGGGCTGTCACTGGTCCTCACCCGCTCCTGGCCACCTGGGGTCATCTTCCTTCCACATCCCTCCCTCTGCAAAGCCTCACCTGCCCCAGGTGTACTTCCAGCTGTGCCCGCTCCTCCATGGCCTGCTGTAACTGCTGGTTAGCATCAAGGGCTTCATAACCAGCTTCAACTCCTCCATCTGGGAAGCTGGGCTGCCAGGGGATGAGGGAGGCTGTAGGACTCACACTGTCCATGTTCTTCTGCTGCGTGGAGAGAGCAAAGAGAGTTCGTTCCAATTCTCCCGTAAACTGCTGGGAATACTGCAGGCAGCTGGCCAGATCTGTGGACTCTTCTGAAATGAGAGAGGTTGAGATGGGGCCCAAAGGACTACCCCTAAGAGCCTGTCAAAGCACCAGGTTGAAGGATGACGGGTTCCCAGATTCCCACCTTCAAACTGCCTGGCAGCAGCATGTTCAGTGTGATACAGTGCTGTCTTCAATTCTGCTTTCTCAAACATCAAGATTCCAATTGTCTGATTTGAACTTTTGGGAGAAAAGCCGAGCAGATGCTGAAAGAGGAGGAAAGCAACATTCTCCAGAGGACAGGAGGGAACTTCACACCCTCCACTCACCTCTAACTGCCTCTTTAGGGCTCTCCCTGGTTTTGCTGGCTTTCTTGCTTTTCCtataggaagaggaagacagagctCTTACtgggggaggcagagatggcacaGCAAGGGACATGCCCCCAGAATGCCACCAATGCCCCAGGACAGGCCCACCCATGGGACCAGGTTATCAGGGACCCTGTGGGGATGAGGTGGAATCTCGGGGGTGAGCCTTTTTCCCCAGGCTGGGAGTCAGCAAGATGAGACTGGCACCTCTACATCTGAGTGCCCCCCAAACCCAGCAGTCATGCCGTGAGCAAAGAAATCACATTACTACTTCCAGTTGATCCACAATTTTTTGGTTGTGCTGTTTCTTGGAGAGAGTCAAAGGAAGGTGACCAAGGGTGGCCCCCTCCACTCTATTCCTCAGGCCATGAAGCAGTAGGCAGGGGCCAGGAGTGGATTTTAAAGGCAAAGTTCTCAGACCCACTAGGACCATGAACTGGTAAAGTCTcctcaagctcccaaggacagaGGATTTGGGTCTTTGTTGGTTTTGGCCCACAGCCACAGAACTGAAAGTCTGAATCTGGATTCTCTCAAAAGGACAGTAACATAAAGCTCtatgaggcaggaaaataaggtctggaggcagggaatctAAGACTGTTTCGCGCTGACTTCCTAGAATCAAATTGAATGGTAAAGAGTGAGAAGTTCAGATCTGGGGATCCTGGGCCATTCCACACAGTGCCCTTTAAAAGGTCTAGAGCTGAGCTCAATGTACAACTTGGTCAATAAAGATCTCTACTGTGAAGTTGCTttgctttagaaataaaatattaaataatttttaaaaagatctcagGCCaaggatggtggctcatgcctataataacaacactttgggaggctgaggtgggtggattgcttgaggtcaggagttcaagaccaacctgggcaacatggcaaagccccatctgtacaaatacaaaaattacccaggagtggtggcatgcacctgtagtcccagctacttgagaggctgaggcaggaggatcacttgagcctgggaggtggaggttgcagtgagctgaggtcatgccactgcactccagccctagTGATAGAGGGAGGCCCCatcccaagaaaaaaacaaacaaaaactctactATCTATTATCACCGTGGAATAGTTGAAGTGTTGGCTTGAACCtcagaaggaaataaacagaCTCATGAGCTAGTCTTATAAGTGTAATCTATATAATAATGGTTTTCATCCATGatgcatttaaaacaaatttaagccCTAACCCTGAGATTCTGGTTCCCCAGGTCTATGGCAGGGCCCAGTTTGTAGATTTTTAGCAGTCTCTAGAGGATTCTATGGCAGGACCAGAACAAGGACCCAAATTTTCCAGCTCTTGGCTGGAGCCTCCCCATAACCTGCATGATCCCTAGACCATGTCCCCAGCTGGATGGGACTCCCACCACCCCTGGGGCTGCAGCCTCTTGCCTGAAGCAGGATCTTAGCCCTCTCCAGCTTCCTTTGCAGTTGCTTCAGATTGAGTCGAAATCTTCGGTCACTAGGACTT
Proteins encoded in this window:
- the LOC467699 gene encoding LOW QUALITY PROTEIN: golgin subfamily A member 2 (The sequence of the model RefSeq protein was modified relative to this genomic sequence to represent the inferred CDS: inserted 3 bases in 2 codons; substituted 1 base at 1 genomic stop codon) — translated: MENVAFLLFQHLLGFSPKGSIQIIRILMFEKAELKTALYHTERAARQFEEEAEDLASHLLYSWQHVGELEQEQRKADRYNNQLTRDSDALRLELHNNSNSNKELKQENSALAEQLQVVLIDKAGMQCDLEELKKKLELTELTLQQLSSWCEAPDANQQLQQPTDEWAQLEAHLGQVMEWLKYLQMEREQYAEYLHGESAMWWQRMREMSEQVHTLREETAHSMSLVQELETILAELRNQMAEPLPPEPPAGPSEVEQKLQAEAEHLWKELENLAGQLQAQVEENEGLSHLNQEQEEVAQDVGARGEVAEARGEVAGARGEVAGAAGEAARAEAEGRFLSQLNPYSRSPQQGPPRWSSSYKQRLNTCGRSWRIVELKNQEAQSLPQRGDQCRGLLQQYYQQLISEEEALHRQLFLQIQLVDQLQHQRKEMRTSCPQVAFXNLALASAEEEQAQLHGQLKEQRVHCQCLSYPVALAQKEPEAAASAPGTGGDSXCGETHRALQGTMGKLQSRFMELMQEKERVEKLECRCIQLSGQTDTIRKYITSYQSQRSVLKTXDRENEYISRLAQDKEEMKVKLLELVLQLVGDCNKWHGRFLAAAQNPADEPAPWDPAPQEIGAANKQGDLPQCGA
- the LOC134808454 gene encoding golgin subfamily A member 2-like; the protein is MDSVSPTASLIPWQPSFPDGGVEAGYEALDANQQLQQAMEERAQLEVHLGQVMESLKQLQMEKDQHAENLKGESALWWQRMREMSEQVHTLREETAHSMSRVQELEMSLAELRNQMGKLGLG